In Tursiops truncatus isolate mTurTru1 chromosome X, mTurTru1.mat.Y, whole genome shotgun sequence, the following proteins share a genomic window:
- the ELK1 gene encoding ETS domain-containing protein Elk-1: MDPSVTLWQFLLQLLREQGNGHIISWTSRDGGEFKLVDAEEVARLWGLRKNKTNMNYDKLSRALRYYYDKNIIRKVSGQKFVYKFVSYPEVAGCSTEDCPPQPEVSVTSTVANVGTTAVHAIPGDTASGKPGTPRGAGVAGPGGLARSSRNDYMRSGLYSTFTIQSLQPQPQPQPPSHPRPSTVLPNTAPAGAAVPPSGGRSTSPSPLEACLEAEEAGLPLQVILTPPEAPNLKSEEPNMEPGLGRPLPPEVKVEEPKEELEAAATGEAGFVLEAVKAEPFEPKAEPEAPPAEGVPARLPAVVMETAAPVGGLAASTTSSTENAQPQKGRKPRDLELPLSPSLLGGPGPERTPGSGTGSGLQAPGPALTPSLLPTHTLTPVLLTPSSLPPSIHFWSTLSPIAPRSPAKLSFQFPSSGSAQVHIPSISVDGLSTPVVLSPGPQKP; this comes from the exons TGCTGAGGAGGTGGCCCGGCTCTGGGGGCTGCGCAAGAATAAGACCAACATGAATTATGACAAGCTCAGCCGGGCCTTGCGGTACTACTATGATAAG AACATCATCCGCAAAGTGAGTGGCCAGAAGTTCGTCTACAAGTTTGTGTCCTACCCCGAAGTCGCGGGGTGCTCCACTGAGGACTGCCCGCCCCAGCCTGAGGTGTCTGTCACCTCCACTGTGGCAAATGTGGGCACCACAGCTGTACACGCCATCCCCGGGGACACTGCCTCTGGGAAGCCAGGCACACCCAGGGGTGCAGGAGTGGCAGGCCCAGGCGGTTTGGCACGCAGCAGCCGGAATGATTACATGCGCTCGGGCCTCTATTCCACCTTCACCATCCAGTCCCTGCAGCCGCAGCCACAGCCACAGCCACCCTCTCATCCTCGGCCTTCCACAGTGCTCCCCAACACCGCCCCTGCAGGAGCAGCAGTGCCCCCCTCGGGGGGCAGGAGCACCAGTCCAAGCCCCTTGGAGGCCTGCCTGGAGGCTGAGGAGGCCGGCCTGCCTCTGCAG GTCATCCTGACCCCACCCGAGGCCCCAAACCTTAAATCCGAAGAGCCAAATATGGAGCCTGGGTTGGGCCGACCACTGCCCCCAGAAGTCAAAGTGGAAGAGCCCAAGGAAGAGTTAGAAGCTGCAGCCACTGGGGAGGCGGGGTTTGTCCTGGAAGCCGTCAAGGCGGAGCCCTTTGAGCCCAAGGCCGAGCCAGAAGCCCCTCCCGCGGAGGGCGTGCCAGCCCGGCTGCCTGCGGTCGTTATGGAAACTGCGGCGCCGGTGGGCGGCCTTGCGGCTTCCACAACTTCCAGCACGGAGAACGCCCAGCCTCAGAAGGGTCGGAAGCCCCGGGACCTGGAGCTTCCACTCAGCCCGAGCTTGCTGGGTGGGCCGGGACCCGAACGGACTCCAGGATCGGGAACTGGTTCCGGTCTGCAGGCGCCAGGCCCAGCGCTGACGCCTTCCCTGCTACCTACGCACACATTG ACCCCGGTGCTGCTGACGCCCAGCTCGCTGCCCCCCAGCATTCATTTCTGGAGCACCCTGAGTCCCATTGCACCCCGTAGCCCGGCCAAGCTCTCCTTCCAG TTTCCGTCCAGTGGCAGCGCCCAGGTGCACATCCCTTCCATCAGCGTGGATGGCCTCTCAACCCCCGTGGTGCTCTCCCCAGGGCCCCAGAAGCCAtga